A DNA window from Amycolatopsis sp. DSM 110486 contains the following coding sequences:
- a CDS encoding pyridoxamine 5'-phosphate oxidase family protein yields MGKSYERIDGRLRAFIEAQHIFFTGTAPLNGGGTVNLSPKGLNGSFAVLDELTVAYLDFAGSNAETIAHLRENGRITLMWCAFDGPPNIVRVHGRGEPVFRDDARWAELMGHFPDIDPILHGLRAIIVVTAEKIRDTCGYAVPFMTYDEDRPLHASRFARESDESLDVYFQKKEYIATSIDGLPGLPLRLPPLPRAE; encoded by the coding sequence ATGGGAAAGAGCTACGAGCGGATAGACGGCAGACTGCGTGCCTTCATCGAGGCGCAGCACATCTTCTTCACCGGGACGGCGCCGCTGAACGGCGGCGGCACCGTCAACCTTTCACCCAAGGGCTTGAACGGCTCGTTCGCCGTGCTCGACGAACTCACCGTGGCCTACCTCGATTTTGCTGGCAGCAACGCTGAGACGATCGCCCATCTGCGCGAGAACGGCCGCATCACCCTGATGTGGTGCGCCTTCGACGGTCCGCCCAACATCGTGCGCGTGCACGGCCGCGGAGAGCCGGTCTTTCGCGACGATGCGCGTTGGGCGGAGCTGATGGGGCACTTCCCAGACATCGACCCGATCCTGCACGGCCTGCGCGCGATCATTGTCGTGACCGCCGAGAAGATCCGCGACACCTGCGGGTACGCGGTCCCGTTCATGACCTATGACGAGGACCGGCCGCTGCACGCGTCGCGCTTCGCGCGCGAGTCCGATGAGTCCCTCGACGTGTACTTCCAGAAGAAGGAGTACATCGCGACCAGCATCGACGGCCTGCCGGGGTTGCCGCTGCGGCTGCCACCGCTTCCGCGCGCTGAATAG
- a CDS encoding bifunctional DNA primase/polymerase, producing the protein MHQVSDPEQPGDVGPRDGAGVSRQARRPEPGQDHPPDTRAGGGYVAAPGSATDHGVYRVTDDTDPVELPAWLVQVCTERATVAPARATPPTSTVGGVGGRTSAYVAAAIAAETGAPGAPGATPCPARPMPSANSSAPTPRPNPTRSPHSRTPGPPGVTTSRPPKTSAPTA; encoded by the coding sequence GTGCACCAAGTCAGTGATCCAGAACAGCCTGGCGATGTTGGTCCGCGTGACGGAGCAGGCGTATCGCGACAGGCTCGTAGACCGGAACCCGGCCAGGATCACCCCCCAGACACCCGCGCGGGTGGCGGCTACGTCGCCGCCCCCGGCTCGGCCACCGACCACGGCGTCTACCGGGTCACCGACGACACCGACCCGGTCGAGCTGCCCGCCTGGCTGGTCCAGGTCTGCACCGAACGCGCCACCGTCGCCCCGGCCCGCGCCACCCCGCCCACCTCCACAGTAGGCGGGGTCGGCGGGCGGACGTCGGCCTACGTCGCAGCCGCCATCGCAGCCGAGACCGGCGCCCCCGGCGCCCCCGGCGCGACACCCTGTCCCGCTCGGCCTATGCCCTCGGCCAACTCGTCGGCGCCCACGCCCCGCCCGAACCCGACGCGCTCGCCGCACTCGAGAACGCCTGGGCCGCCTGGGGTGACGACAAGTCGGCCGCCAAAGACCTCGGCCCCCACGGCGTGA
- a CDS encoding AAA family ATPase, producing the protein MDTGGLPGRGSSAQVAVLSETGRTRVCRVSLGNQTVVCKQPLGPDAPERLRHERAMLERLRGVSNVAQLLDAPRYAGSIVLADAGGRSLAGRAEPLPVDVLLGVGLGVARAVAAMHRRGVLHRDITPANIVLSPDGTPCLLDFELATSLTDPAPPSPGRSDIAGTLAYLAPEQTGRTGRPVDQRSDLYAVGATLYELATGAPPFGSGDPLRLVHGHLARVPAPPVEVNPALPAPLSEIILHLLEKEPDNRYQTAEGVIHDLERLRDARAGRATEPIRIGHHDFPRRPVAPARLVGRDTEVAALQAAFEDALAGRCRGVLIGGAAGVGKTALVHELRPAVTSRGGWFLAGKFDQYRRDLEFDGVFQASRSLGRLLLAQPESELAQLRQRITDAVGPNAGLLTAVVPEFAALLAVPPDPGDLLTAQVRAQHNGVRILRAVTSPDRPVVLFLDDLQWAGPGPLGFVDLLLDTDPIPGLLLVGVHRDDGNSAQPPTLSRSRDRVGVRYLQLENLPTPSLIALVADMLHADAAAAAGLVEVIAPRTHGNPYETVQLLTALAHHGVLTATSAGWQWDPAAVRAHLGPAEGGDLLTSRIQALPPPSRQLVEAMACVGGRVETDVLQTATGEPADVVAQRLTPPADEGLLVLEHGAVRFRHDRIREAILGGLSPERRSALQLAMARRLAGAHGLFAVAAEQYLPVLDAVEDLAERREMTELLQRAAGQAALIGDHTLVNALLVAALRVVDPAETAVALELRTARQAALFSLGRLVEADEEYREIERLCPSTPDRAGATAIHVRSLSFQARFGEAISLSLQSLRECGLDVPSAERLPAELDRRFALLHHWLEHSDPADDLARPDLTDSVLLAATHVLDAAFLAAYFAADFAWVAWLGLEGLRIWIEHGPGPTVLGPAGAAAYCAVSQRGDYVGGYRASWRLLAWAEARGAEPGMSRARHRSALFSCWLEPIENGVHEAQRAREGLIAEGDLANAGYTYLLTVRSLADCAPSLESLLTEVDGGLNFVHRTGNEQTGQVLETYRWLADVLRGGSPADPITLDRFTDNPLALLHAYLARAIAAAVSGDLAGLVRESAAGMRLLPVAAGFYPTAVVRSLHGLALAEQARAADGDERAALLSELDEVTGWLAGRAADAPDNFLHLLRWAEAERAWAAGAVQAAELAFDAARSEVSRRARPWHRALITERAARFHLARGLDHAGRELLAQARGHYAAWGASAKVTQLDWAYPTLRRHFEASLGLAVNQPGELLNQPGAVTTGTLDLLGILSASQALSSETSIERLHTRVVEVLSAMTGATGVRLLLWSDDRQDWLLPDPTGAPGHDRAVPMSVLRYLRRTETPLVVDDVTHDERFADDPCFTDLAGCSLLAVPILSRATLRAALLLENRLIRGGFTTDRLDAVKLIAGQLAVSLDNAQLYTQLTASRARIVTAADQARQRIERDLHDGAQQRLVALTLRLRAIQADMPPDTGHLTTELDNLATETTGVLDELREIAHGLHPGIRATGGLTPAVRALARRSPIPVELDLHPLPPLPEPIEVSAYFIIAEALTNAAKHARASSVTVTIDPDPPTGVLRITVRDDGVGGADLTRGTGLLGLKDRAEAIGGRLHLQSPPDAGTSLHLELPLAGPDQRSPRPTGRPDLDPPGTATPSGAAFR; encoded by the coding sequence ATGGACACTGGTGGGCTGCCGGGGCGGGGTTCGTCCGCGCAGGTTGCCGTGCTGAGCGAGACCGGGCGCACGCGCGTCTGCCGGGTGTCCCTCGGGAATCAGACCGTGGTGTGCAAGCAGCCGCTGGGCCCGGACGCACCCGAGCGGCTGCGGCACGAGCGCGCGATGCTGGAACGGCTTCGCGGGGTTTCGAATGTCGCGCAGCTGCTGGACGCGCCACGCTATGCGGGGTCGATCGTGCTGGCGGACGCCGGCGGAAGAAGCCTGGCCGGACGGGCGGAGCCACTTCCCGTCGACGTCCTTCTCGGTGTCGGGCTCGGGGTGGCCCGAGCCGTGGCGGCGATGCACCGGCGCGGGGTGTTGCACCGCGACATCACCCCCGCGAACATCGTGCTCTCCCCCGACGGCACCCCGTGCCTGCTCGACTTCGAGCTGGCGACCTCCCTCACTGACCCCGCTCCCCCCTCCCCCGGCCGAAGCGACATCGCCGGGACACTGGCCTACCTCGCGCCCGAGCAAACCGGGCGGACCGGCCGTCCGGTGGATCAACGCAGCGACCTCTACGCCGTGGGGGCCACGCTCTACGAGCTGGCGACGGGCGCGCCGCCGTTCGGCTCCGGGGACCCGCTGCGCCTGGTCCACGGCCACCTGGCCCGGGTGCCGGCACCCCCGGTCGAGGTGAACCCGGCCCTGCCGGCCCCACTGTCCGAGATCATCCTGCACCTGCTGGAAAAGGAGCCGGACAACCGCTACCAGACCGCGGAGGGTGTCATCCACGACCTGGAACGGTTGCGCGACGCCCGGGCCGGGCGCGCCACGGAACCGATCCGGATCGGGCACCACGACTTCCCGCGCCGGCCCGTCGCCCCGGCACGGCTGGTGGGGCGCGATACCGAGGTAGCCGCGTTGCAGGCGGCGTTCGAGGACGCGCTGGCGGGCCGGTGCCGGGGAGTGCTGATCGGCGGCGCGGCCGGAGTCGGCAAAACGGCGCTGGTCCACGAGCTACGGCCGGCGGTCACCAGCCGGGGCGGCTGGTTCCTGGCCGGCAAGTTCGACCAGTACCGGCGCGACCTTGAATTCGACGGGGTGTTCCAGGCGTCCCGCTCGCTGGGCCGGCTGCTGCTGGCCCAGCCGGAGAGCGAGCTGGCCCAGCTCCGGCAACGGATCACCGACGCGGTCGGCCCGAACGCGGGCCTGCTGACCGCGGTCGTGCCGGAGTTCGCCGCCCTGCTGGCCGTGCCGCCCGACCCCGGCGATCTGCTCACCGCGCAAGTGCGCGCGCAGCACAACGGCGTTCGCATCCTGCGCGCGGTCACCTCACCGGACCGGCCGGTGGTGCTGTTCCTCGACGACCTGCAATGGGCCGGCCCCGGCCCACTCGGCTTCGTCGACCTCCTGCTCGATACCGACCCGATCCCCGGCCTGTTGCTGGTGGGCGTGCATCGGGACGACGGGAACTCGGCACAGCCACCGACGCTGTCGCGATCACGCGACCGGGTCGGCGTGCGGTACCTGCAGCTGGAGAACCTGCCCACCCCAAGCCTGATCGCCCTGGTCGCCGACATGCTGCACGCCGACGCGGCCGCGGCGGCGGGCCTGGTCGAGGTGATCGCGCCACGCACCCACGGCAACCCCTACGAAACCGTGCAGCTGCTCACCGCGCTGGCTCACCACGGCGTCCTCACCGCGACCTCCGCGGGATGGCAGTGGGACCCCGCAGCGGTGCGCGCCCACCTCGGCCCGGCGGAGGGCGGCGACCTGCTGACGTCGCGGATCCAAGCCCTGCCGCCACCGTCGCGGCAGCTGGTGGAGGCGATGGCCTGCGTGGGTGGGCGAGTCGAGACAGATGTGCTGCAGACCGCCACCGGCGAGCCGGCGGACGTGGTGGCACAGCGCCTGACCCCGCCGGCCGATGAGGGTCTCCTCGTGCTGGAGCACGGCGCCGTGCGGTTCCGCCACGACCGCATCCGCGAGGCCATCCTGGGCGGGCTCAGTCCCGAGCGGCGAAGCGCCTTGCAACTGGCCATGGCACGACGGCTCGCCGGAGCACATGGCCTGTTCGCGGTCGCCGCCGAGCAGTACCTGCCGGTGCTCGACGCGGTCGAGGACCTCGCGGAGCGGCGAGAGATGACCGAGCTGCTCCAGCGCGCGGCCGGCCAGGCCGCGCTGATCGGCGATCACACGCTGGTGAACGCGCTCCTGGTGGCCGCGTTGCGGGTGGTCGATCCCGCGGAGACCGCCGTGGCGCTCGAGCTGCGCACGGCCCGGCAGGCGGCGCTGTTCAGCTTGGGCCGCCTGGTGGAGGCCGACGAGGAGTACCGGGAGATCGAGCGGCTCTGCCCGAGCACACCGGACCGCGCGGGCGCGACCGCGATTCACGTGCGCAGCCTTAGCTTCCAGGCCCGGTTCGGGGAGGCGATCAGCCTGAGCCTGCAGTCGCTGCGAGAGTGCGGGCTCGACGTCCCGTCGGCGGAGCGGCTCCCCGCCGAACTCGACCGGAGGTTCGCCCTCCTGCACCACTGGCTGGAGCACAGCGATCCCGCCGACGACCTGGCCCGGCCGGACCTCACCGACTCCGTGCTCCTGGCTGCGACCCACGTGCTCGACGCGGCGTTCCTGGCGGCCTACTTCGCCGCCGATTTCGCCTGGGTCGCGTGGCTCGGGCTGGAAGGCTTGCGGATCTGGATCGAGCACGGCCCCGGCCCCACCGTGCTCGGGCCCGCCGGCGCCGCCGCCTACTGCGCCGTGTCGCAGCGCGGCGACTACGTCGGCGGATACCGGGCGTCATGGCGGCTCCTGGCGTGGGCCGAGGCCCGCGGCGCCGAGCCCGGCATGTCGCGGGCGCGCCACAGGTCCGCCCTCTTCAGTTGCTGGCTGGAGCCGATCGAGAACGGAGTCCACGAAGCTCAGCGGGCCCGGGAGGGGCTGATCGCCGAGGGCGACCTGGCGAACGCCGGCTACACCTACCTCTTGACAGTGCGGTCCCTGGCGGACTGCGCCCCCTCGCTGGAAAGCCTCCTCACCGAGGTCGACGGTGGACTCAACTTCGTGCACCGGACCGGCAACGAGCAGACCGGACAGGTGCTCGAGACCTACCGGTGGCTGGCCGACGTGCTCCGCGGCGGCAGCCCTGCCGACCCGATCACCCTCGACCGGTTCACCGATAACCCTCTCGCGCTTCTCCACGCGTATCTCGCCCGCGCGATCGCCGCCGCCGTCTCGGGGGATCTGGCCGGTCTTGTCCGAGAGAGTGCGGCGGGAATGCGGCTGCTCCCGGTTGCCGCCGGCTTCTACCCCACCGCCGTGGTCCGCTCGCTCCACGGGCTGGCCCTCGCCGAGCAGGCCCGCGCGGCCGACGGCGACGAACGCGCCGCGCTGCTGTCCGAACTGGACGAGGTGACGGGCTGGCTGGCCGGCCGGGCCGCGGACGCCCCGGACAACTTCCTGCACCTGCTGCGGTGGGCGGAGGCCGAGCGGGCCTGGGCGGCGGGTGCTGTGCAGGCCGCCGAGCTGGCGTTCGACGCGGCCCGCAGCGAGGTCTCCCGCCGCGCCCGGCCCTGGCACCGTGCGTTGATCACCGAGCGCGCCGCGCGCTTCCACCTGGCCCGCGGCCTGGACCACGCCGGTCGCGAACTGCTCGCCCAGGCCCGTGGGCACTACGCCGCCTGGGGCGCGAGCGCCAAGGTCACCCAACTCGACTGGGCCTACCCCACCCTGCGACGACACTTCGAGGCGAGCCTCGGGCTGGCCGTGAACCAGCCCGGCGAGCTGCTGAATCAACCCGGCGCAGTCACCACGGGCACCCTCGACCTGCTCGGCATTCTTTCCGCATCCCAGGCACTGAGTTCCGAGACCAGCATCGAGCGCCTGCACACGCGCGTCGTCGAGGTGCTCAGCGCGATGACCGGGGCCACCGGCGTCCGCCTGCTGCTGTGGAGCGACGACCGGCAGGACTGGCTGCTGCCCGACCCCACGGGCGCCCCCGGTCACGACCGCGCGGTGCCGATGTCGGTGCTGCGCTACCTCCGCCGAACCGAGACACCACTGGTGGTCGACGACGTCACCCACGATGAACGCTTCGCCGACGACCCGTGCTTCACCGACCTCGCCGGCTGTTCGCTTCTCGCCGTACCCATCCTCAGCCGCGCAACCCTACGAGCCGCGCTGCTGCTGGAAAATCGCCTGATCCGCGGCGGGTTCACCACCGACCGGCTCGACGCCGTCAAACTCATCGCCGGCCAACTCGCCGTCTCCCTCGACAACGCCCAGCTCTACACCCAGCTCACCGCCTCCCGAGCCCGCATCGTCACCGCCGCCGACCAAGCACGCCAACGCATCGAACGCGACCTGCACGACGGCGCCCAGCAACGCTTGGTCGCTCTCACCCTGCGCCTGCGCGCGATCCAAGCCGACATGCCACCGGACACCGGCCACCTCACCACCGAACTCGACAACCTCGCCACCGAAACCACCGGCGTGCTCGACGAGCTACGCGAAATCGCCCACGGCCTCCACCCCGGCATCCGGGCCACCGGCGGACTCACACCGGCCGTCCGCGCACTGGCCCGCCGCTCACCGATCCCGGTCGAGCTCGACCTGCACCCGCTACCACCCCTACCCGAACCCATTGAAGTCAGCGCCTACTTCATCATCGCCGAAGCCCTGACCAACGCGGCCAAACACGCACGCGCGTCCTCGGTCACCGTCACCATCGATCCCGACCCCCCCACCGGCGTCCTGCGCATCACGGTCCGCGACGACGGCGTCGGTGGCGCCGACCTCACCCGGGGCACCGGGCTGCTCGGCCTCAAAGACCGCGCCGAAGCCATCGGCGGCCGACTCCACCTCCAAAGTCCACCCGACGCGGGCACGAGCCTGCACCTGGAGCTTCCCCTCGCGGGACCGGACCAGAGATCACCCCGACCGACCGGCCGGCCAGACCTGGATCCGCCAGGTACCGCGACGCCGAGCGGTGCGGCGTTTCGCTAG
- a CDS encoding MBL fold metallo-hydrolase, producing the protein MPADGQASSGYLVETASARLLLDCGPGVATALSAVCDPTDLDGVVISHLHADHCYDLLPIGKSLLSATLTFPGGPAARCASLRRVPLFVPGDATEVFTRWAALFPVTTMPLLDKAFERAFDVREYQPGDRFEAGDATIGLHELRHVLPNCGIRVESGGAVLAYTGDTGMTDAAVKLAADADLLLAEATLNAPDVTDHGHLSALDAGAIATRSGARSLALTHFASGEASWLEQLRTSAASAFDGPIRLVRGGDRISVAG; encoded by the coding sequence ATGCCGGCCGACGGCCAAGCCAGTTCGGGCTACCTCGTCGAAACCGCCTCGGCGCGGCTTCTCCTGGACTGCGGCCCCGGCGTCGCGACCGCCCTCTCCGCGGTCTGCGACCCGACGGACCTGGACGGCGTCGTCATCAGCCACCTGCACGCCGACCACTGCTACGACCTGTTGCCCATCGGCAAGTCCCTGCTGTCGGCCACCCTGACGTTCCCCGGCGGCCCCGCCGCCCGCTGCGCCTCCCTGCGCCGCGTGCCCCTGTTCGTCCCCGGCGACGCCACCGAGGTCTTCACCCGCTGGGCCGCCCTCTTCCCCGTCACCACGATGCCCTTGCTGGACAAGGCTTTCGAGCGGGCCTTCGACGTCCGCGAATACCAGCCGGGCGACCGCTTCGAGGCCGGCGACGCCACCATCGGCCTCCACGAACTCCGCCACGTCCTCCCCAACTGCGGCATCCGCGTCGAGTCGGGCGGGGCTGTTCTGGCTTACACGGGGGACACCGGCATGACCGACGCCGCGGTGAAGCTGGCGGCGGATGCGGATTTGTTGCTGGCGGAGGCCACGTTGAACGCGCCGGATGTCACGGATCATGGTCACCTGAGCGCTCTTGATGCCGGGGCGATCGCGACTCGATCGGGGGCTCGTTCGCTGGCCTTGACCCACTTCGCTTCCGGCGAGGCTTCTTGGCTTGAGCAGCTGCGCACTTCCGCCGCCTCGGCTTTCGACGGCCCGATCCGCTTAGTGCGTGGCGGCGATCGGATCAGCGTCGCGGGCTGA
- a CDS encoding ABC transporter ATP-binding protein yields MTAVDGVTLDIADGEFLVLLGPSGCGKSTLLRAIAGLAPLTAGQLELDGRDITHTPPRERDLAMVFQSYALYPHLSVERNIGFPLRARRESRKDVRRKVGEVAATLELSELLHRRPRELSGGQRQRVALGRALVRDPGAFLLDEPLSNLDAKLRASTRYELVELHRRLGTTFVYVTHDQVEAMTMATRIAILNQGRLEQIGTPAEVYDEPASEFVAGFLGSPPMNLFPATVVSRSGELVAVAPGLEVPLGRRGEIPDTEVVLGIRPEHLRPHGPRPALHGVVRLLENLGGEEIAHLTVGSARVCVRGPRPLGLEPGDEVGLATEPAHVHVFHHTTGRRLRWQDNHADAALPSEETEQGVPA; encoded by the coding sequence GTGACCGCGGTCGACGGGGTGACGCTGGACATCGCCGACGGCGAGTTCCTCGTGCTGCTCGGGCCGAGCGGGTGCGGCAAGTCCACGCTGCTGCGCGCCATCGCGGGGCTGGCCCCGCTCACGGCCGGGCAACTCGAGCTCGACGGCCGCGACATCACCCACACCCCGCCGCGCGAGCGCGACCTGGCGATGGTGTTCCAGAGTTACGCGCTCTACCCGCACCTGTCGGTGGAGCGCAACATCGGCTTCCCGCTGCGTGCCCGGCGCGAGTCCCGCAAGGACGTGCGGCGCAAGGTCGGCGAGGTCGCCGCGACGCTGGAGCTGTCCGAGCTGCTGCACCGCCGTCCGCGCGAGCTCTCGGGCGGGCAGCGCCAGCGCGTCGCCCTCGGGCGGGCGCTCGTGCGCGACCCCGGCGCGTTCCTGCTCGACGAGCCACTGTCCAACCTGGACGCGAAGCTGCGGGCCTCCACCCGCTACGAGCTCGTGGAGCTGCACCGCCGGCTGGGCACCACGTTCGTCTACGTCACCCACGACCAGGTGGAGGCGATGACGATGGCCACCCGCATCGCGATCCTCAACCAGGGCCGGCTCGAACAGATCGGCACCCCGGCCGAGGTCTACGACGAGCCGGCGTCGGAGTTCGTCGCCGGCTTCCTCGGCTCCCCGCCGATGAACCTCTTCCCCGCCACCGTCGTCTCGCGCAGCGGCGAGCTCGTCGCTGTCGCGCCCGGCCTCGAAGTCCCGCTGGGCCGCCGCGGTGAAATCCCCGACACCGAGGTCGTCCTCGGCATCCGTCCCGAGCACCTGCGCCCGCACGGCCCGCGCCCGGCTCTGCACGGTGTCGTGCGGCTGCTGGAGAACCTCGGCGGCGAGGAGATCGCCCACCTCACCGTCGGTTCCGCGCGCGTGTGCGTGCGCGGCCCCCGCCCGCTCGGCCTGGAGCCCGGCGACGAGGTGGGGCTCGCCACCGAACCCGCCCACGTCCACGTGTTCCACCACACCACCGGCCGTCGCCTGCGCTGGCAGGACAACCACGCCGACGCCGCCCTCCCCTCCGAAGAAACAGAACAAGGAGTTCCCGCATGA
- a CDS encoding ABC transporter substrate-binding protein, with amino-acid sequence MRIPRSRAGGLLALAALLGVSACGVGTPTASQPSTVAQAPQLAPGQQVSIVFESYNFGLAGTWTDTFNELIGQFEKKFPNIKVTPQKPNGSDPNPAHNSTSSVQTEIAAGNPPDVAQLGFDTLAFAAGQLGAQPLDDLFGKSEIDSEFGGQFPYANAIRTIGNVDGKTYGVPFVLSTPVLYYNATLFKQAGLNPDNPPKTWAEVQQDGAKIKQATGKDGAYADCLVRSASDWCFQSLVRSAGGRVLSQDRKQLTYDQAPTVQAVKQMQDMVTAGAMPKLSQVQATAAFPRGDLGMMLESSAAQGGYLKGAQGAGWELRAAPMPSFGDKPTVPTNSGAALYVFSKDPAKQRAAWELIKFLTSAGAYDVITSKIGYLPLRLGLLDDPAHLKPWADKNPMIKPNVAQLQHIEPWVAFPGTGFQQIRDTMMDAVEKSVFQGADPQTSLTAAAKQTASLLPGGGK; translated from the coding sequence ATGAGAATCCCCCGTTCCCGCGCCGGCGGCCTGCTCGCGCTCGCCGCGCTGCTGGGCGTGTCGGCCTGCGGCGTCGGCACGCCGACCGCCTCCCAACCGTCCACTGTGGCCCAGGCCCCGCAGCTGGCCCCCGGCCAGCAGGTCTCGATCGTGTTCGAGAGCTACAACTTCGGCCTCGCCGGCACCTGGACCGACACGTTCAACGAGCTCATCGGCCAGTTCGAGAAGAAGTTCCCGAACATCAAGGTCACGCCGCAGAAGCCCAACGGAAGCGACCCGAACCCCGCCCACAACTCCACCTCCAGCGTGCAGACCGAGATCGCCGCCGGCAACCCGCCGGACGTCGCGCAGCTCGGCTTCGACACCCTCGCCTTCGCCGCGGGCCAGCTCGGCGCGCAGCCGCTCGACGACCTGTTCGGCAAGAGCGAAATCGACTCCGAGTTCGGCGGGCAGTTCCCCTACGCGAACGCCATCCGCACCATCGGCAACGTCGACGGCAAGACCTACGGCGTGCCGTTCGTGCTCTCCACGCCGGTGCTCTACTACAACGCCACGCTCTTCAAGCAGGCCGGACTAAACCCCGACAACCCGCCGAAGACGTGGGCCGAGGTCCAGCAGGACGGCGCCAAGATCAAGCAGGCCACCGGCAAGGACGGCGCGTACGCCGACTGCCTCGTGCGCTCCGCGAGCGACTGGTGCTTCCAGAGCCTCGTGCGCTCGGCCGGCGGCCGCGTGCTGTCGCAGGACCGCAAGCAGCTGACCTACGACCAGGCGCCGACCGTGCAGGCCGTGAAGCAGATGCAGGACATGGTCACCGCGGGTGCCATGCCGAAGCTCAGCCAGGTGCAGGCCACCGCCGCGTTCCCGCGTGGTGACCTCGGCATGATGCTGGAGAGCAGCGCCGCGCAGGGCGGGTACCTCAAGGGCGCCCAGGGCGCAGGCTGGGAGCTGCGCGCCGCGCCGATGCCGAGTTTCGGGGACAAGCCGACCGTGCCCACCAACTCCGGCGCCGCACTGTACGTCTTCTCCAAGGACCCCGCCAAGCAGCGCGCCGCGTGGGAGCTCATCAAGTTCCTGACCAGCGCGGGGGCCTACGACGTGATCACCAGCAAGATCGGCTACCTGCCGCTGCGCCTGGGCCTGCTCGACGACCCGGCCCACCTCAAGCCGTGGGCGGACAAGAACCCGATGATCAAGCCGAACGTGGCCCAGCTGCAGCACATCGAGCCGTGGGTCGCCTTCCCGGGCACCGGCTTCCAGCAGATCCGCGACACGATGATGGACGCCGTCGAGAAGTCCGTGTTCCAGGGCGCCGACCCGCAGACGTCGCTCACCGCCGCGGCGAAGCAGACCGCGTCGCTGCTGCCCGGCGGCGGCAAGTGA
- a CDS encoding metallophosphoesterase — MRLTAPELTLIQLSDPHICAEGELLHGAVDTFATLDTALGTILSSRARVHGLLLTGDLANEGKPEAYRRLASALAPAAAELGAEVVYAMGNHDERAAFRRELLPESPDPIAAVDSVHRIEGVRVVVLDSSTPARPDGRLEPAQLEWLRDELASPAPRGTILVVHHPPLPSPVPSAHLLRLHNADDLAAALAGTDVRMIVTGHAHHTGCGSLAGIPVWVGPALAYRSDPLPPPGRMRGRVGAGISRIDLIDGTFVATAVEIGDAPVVYDEDKEERVRYALDKFFKDG, encoded by the coding sequence GTGAGGCTCACGGCTCCCGAGCTGACCCTGATCCAGCTGAGCGACCCGCACATCTGCGCCGAAGGCGAGCTCCTGCATGGGGCCGTCGACACCTTCGCCACGCTGGACACCGCGCTCGGGACGATCCTGTCGTCCCGAGCGCGGGTCCACGGCCTGCTGCTCACCGGCGACCTCGCCAACGAGGGCAAGCCCGAGGCGTATCGGAGGCTCGCCTCGGCACTGGCGCCGGCGGCGGCCGAGCTCGGCGCGGAAGTCGTGTACGCCATGGGCAACCACGACGAGCGCGCCGCGTTCCGCCGGGAGCTGCTGCCCGAGTCGCCGGACCCGATCGCCGCGGTGGACTCGGTTCACCGCATCGAAGGCGTCCGGGTCGTCGTGCTCGACAGCAGCACGCCGGCCCGGCCCGACGGGCGGCTCGAGCCCGCCCAGCTGGAGTGGCTGCGCGACGAGCTGGCGAGCCCGGCCCCACGCGGCACGATCCTGGTGGTGCACCACCCGCCACTCCCCTCGCCTGTGCCGTCGGCGCACCTGCTCCGGCTGCACAACGCGGACGACCTGGCGGCGGCGCTGGCGGGCACGGACGTGCGGATGATCGTCACCGGCCACGCCCACCACACCGGCTGCGGGTCGCTGGCGGGGATCCCGGTGTGGGTCGGGCCGGCGCTCGCCTACCGGTCGGATCCGCTCCCGCCGCCGGGCCGGATGCGCGGGCGGGTGGGCGCGGGGATCAGCCGCATCGACCTGATCGACGGGACGTTCGTCGCCACCGCGGTCGAGATCGGCGACGCGCCGGTGGTGTACGACGAGGACAAGGAGGAACGCGTGCGCTACGCCCTGGACAAGTTCTTCAAGGACGGGTGA